From a region of the Odoribacter splanchnicus DSM 20712 genome:
- a CDS encoding MalY/PatB family protein has translation MIDRRNTDCVKYDGLQDVFGCADLLPMWVADMDFRVPPEVQEAARKCCEQGIFGYTFRSDDGKDAFRNWVKQRYRWEVKEEWLSSSPGIVTSLAISVRAFTKSGDKVMIMTPVYPPFHAVVKDNGRELVCCPLIRDTEKYVIDWECFEQGLQKGVKMLILCNSHNPVGRVWTREELARIGELCCRYDVLILSDEIHADLALFGHRHTVMASVSEEIAARTLTAMAPSKTFNIAGMMNSVIIASNPEILEVYNRELTTLHLDLGNIFGHVTLKAAYRYGAGWLEELTRYLEGNVQFALDYFERELPQIKVLKPEGSFLLWLDFRGTGLSHEACGERLVKIGKVGLNDGLEFGEEGRGFRRMNIGCPRCVLEDGLERIKRACL, from the coding sequence ATGATTGACCGTCGGAACACCGATTGTGTGAAATACGACGGTTTGCAGGATGTTTTCGGTTGTGCGGATCTGTTGCCGATGTGGGTGGCCGATATGGATTTCCGGGTTCCCCCGGAGGTGCAGGAGGCAGCACGTAAATGTTGTGAACAGGGGATTTTCGGTTATACGTTCCGTTCGGATGATGGTAAGGATGCTTTTCGTAATTGGGTGAAACAGCGGTATCGTTGGGAGGTAAAGGAAGAATGGTTGTCTTCCAGCCCCGGGATTGTTACTTCACTGGCGATTTCTGTCCGGGCTTTTACTAAGTCCGGCGATAAGGTGATGATTATGACTCCGGTATATCCTCCGTTTCATGCCGTAGTAAAGGATAATGGCCGCGAATTGGTATGTTGTCCTTTAATAAGAGATACCGAAAAGTATGTGATCGACTGGGAATGCTTCGAACAGGGGTTACAAAAAGGAGTGAAAATGCTCATTCTGTGTAATTCTCATAACCCTGTCGGACGGGTGTGGACCCGTGAGGAATTGGCAAGGATCGGAGAATTGTGCTGCCGTTACGATGTCCTGATTCTATCCGATGAAATTCATGCAGATCTGGCTTTGTTCGGACATCGGCATACGGTTATGGCTTCTGTGTCGGAGGAGATCGCTGCCCGTACGCTGACCGCTATGGCTCCGAGTAAGACTTTCAATATCGCCGGTATGATGAATTCGGTGATTATTGCTTCCAACCCTGAGATTCTGGAGGTATACAATCGTGAATTAACGACTTTGCACCTGGACTTGGGAAATATCTTCGGACACGTTACTTTGAAAGCGGCCTATCGGTATGGGGCCGGTTGGTTGGAGGAACTGACCCGGTATCTGGAAGGGAATGTACAGTTCGCTTTGGATTATTTCGAGAGAGAACTACCACAGATCAAAGTATTGAAACCCGAAGGTTCGTTTTTATTGTGGCTGGATTTCCGGGGGACCGGTTTGTCGCATGAAGCCTGTGGAGAACGATTGGTGAAGATAGGAAAAGTCGGACTGAACGACGGTCTGGAATTCGGTGAAGAGGGCAGGGGATTCCGCCGGATGAATATCGGATGTCCCCGTTGTGTTTTGGAAGATGGCCTGGAACGGATAAAAAGAGCTTGTCTGTAA
- a CDS encoding lytic transglycosylase domain-containing protein → MKRQNTVIYICVIITLLNVAGLLFIACKSNSPIATASTPVQSSTSGYYSDAYMPEALTFAGETVPLQRLDVQEALRKELIVNSYLHSHTIQILQTAPRVFQLMEPILEKNGIPEDFKYLAVIESRLNPQAQSPAGAVGVWQFLKGTGKENGLEINNEVDERYHIEKSTEAAAAYLKKAYEKFGSWTLAAAAYNAGAAMISRQMDLQKETNYYNLLLGEETERYVFRILALKQIMNHPELYNFKVNTVYTFEKTETVEVKGPVKSWADFAQEQGITYKTLKRFNPWLRKTDLKNPRHKTYTISIPKKKELYK, encoded by the coding sequence ATGAAAAGACAAAATACGGTAATCTATATCTGTGTCATTATCACACTCTTGAATGTAGCCGGATTATTGTTTATTGCCTGCAAAAGTAATTCACCGATCGCAACGGCTTCTACTCCGGTTCAATCTTCAACTTCAGGTTATTATAGCGATGCCTATATGCCCGAGGCCCTGACTTTTGCCGGAGAGACCGTACCGTTGCAACGCCTGGATGTACAGGAAGCACTTCGGAAAGAACTGATCGTCAATTCTTATTTACATTCACATACCATTCAGATTCTACAAACGGCTCCCCGGGTTTTCCAACTGATGGAACCGATTTTGGAAAAGAACGGTATCCCGGAAGATTTCAAATACCTGGCGGTCATCGAAAGCCGTCTGAACCCTCAGGCCCAATCACCTGCCGGAGCAGTCGGAGTATGGCAGTTTCTGAAAGGTACCGGAAAGGAAAACGGTTTGGAAATCAATAATGAAGTAGACGAGCGCTATCACATCGAAAAATCGACAGAAGCCGCTGCCGCCTATCTCAAAAAAGCTTATGAGAAATTCGGTTCGTGGACACTGGCTGCAGCTGCGTATAATGCAGGCGCAGCTATGATTTCCCGGCAAATGGACCTCCAGAAAGAAACGAATTATTACAATCTCCTGTTGGGAGAGGAAACGGAACGTTATGTATTCCGGATTCTGGCCCTGAAACAGATTATGAATCATCCCGAACTGTACAATTTTAAAGTAAATACCGTTTATACTTTCGAAAAAACAGAAACAGTAGAAGTGAAAGGTCCTGTCAAAAGCTGGGCCGATTTTGCGCAAGAGCAAGGGATTACCTATAAAACCCTGAAGCGTTTCAACCCCTGGCTCCGGAAAACCGATTTAAAAAATCCACGACACAAAACTTACACGATCAGTATCCCTAAGAAAAAAGAACTGTACAAATAA
- a CDS encoding RNA polymerase sigma factor, whose protein sequence is MNHLRNRLSREHYLSYLKHEGEQDEFECRMIETEIFSRLRKAIEKLPRECRKVFELYYFEGMNNEKAAQTLRISIETVKAQKKRGKQILRKNLQELYPLFALLFGL, encoded by the coding sequence CTGAACCATTTACGCAACCGTCTCTCGCGGGAACACTACCTGAGTTATCTGAAACATGAAGGAGAACAGGACGAATTCGAATGCCGGATGATCGAAACGGAAATTTTCAGCCGGCTGAGAAAAGCAATAGAAAAATTACCCCGGGAATGCCGTAAAGTATTCGAGTTGTACTATTTCGAGGGGATGAATAACGAGAAAGCGGCCCAAACCCTGCGAATCAGTATTGAAACGGTAAAAGCCCAAAAGAAACGGGGCAAACAGATACTGCGAAAAAATCTGCAAGAGTTGTACCCGCTGTTCGCCTTATTATTCGGTCTGTGA
- a CDS encoding sigma factor translates to MEKTYAYEVEKIFTSWYSSLCYFAFRYVQDDETARGIVQEVFVRLMEKRQSVQSE, encoded by the coding sequence ATGGAAAAGACATATGCCTATGAAGTAGAAAAAATCTTTACTTCCTGGTATAGTTCGCTGTGTTATTTTGCCTTTCGGTATGTACAGGACGATGAAACGGCCCGGGGCATCGTTCAGGAGGTTTTTGTCCGCTTAATGGAAAAGCGACAGTCAGTCCAAAGTGAGTAA
- a CDS encoding TlpA family protein disulfide reductase has product MDYSTDFYALLFLATPRDKHPEKFMWPEYYKHIASPQKYTTDVVSQFPEGVRMPGVYAEFTNRESGEKERYNPDDVITFLHNDHLIGEYLQNNEFRRYRSYEQYSAGMEKYGKYFVTPSLKARIEALGAPLYDTKAGSPAADFTYPDVEGNRVSLSDFKGKVVLVDVWATWCSPCRKEIPPSEKPEEGDARHRCGLFRRFCR; this is encoded by the coding sequence GTGGATTATTCCACGGATTTCTATGCGCTGCTCTTCCTCGCCACACCCCGTGACAAGCATCCCGAAAAGTTCATGTGGCCGGAGTACTACAAACACATTGCCTCACCGCAGAAATATACGACGGATGTCGTATCGCAATTTCCGGAAGGGGTCAGAATGCCGGGCGTGTACGCCGAGTTTACCAACCGGGAGTCAGGGGAAAAAGAGAGATATAATCCGGACGATGTGATTACCTTTTTACACAACGACCATCTGATAGGCGAATATCTGCAGAACAATGAGTTTCGCCGATATAGATCCTACGAACAATATTCGGCAGGTATGGAAAAATACGGCAAATATTTTGTAACGCCCTCTCTCAAAGCACGTATCGAAGCGTTAGGAGCTCCTCTGTATGACACCAAAGCCGGTTCCCCGGCGGCGGATTTTACCTACCCCGACGTGGAAGGCAATAGAGTATCGCTGTCCGACTTCAAGGGGAAAGTGGTACTGGTAGACGTCTGGGCCACCTGGTGCAGCCCCTGCCGGAAGGAAATCCCCCCATCTGAAAAACCTGAAGAAGGAGATGCACGGCACCGATGTGGTCTTTTTAGGCGTTTCTGTCGATGA
- a CDS encoding carboxypeptidase-like regulatory domain-containing protein, protein MKKNNRLLPDWKDSGGLQQVSRMMKCVLFFMLTLVCGVQGKVYSQQYTLDLHLKQTSLEEVFNRIEAQTGLKFLYNTLLTDSKGKVDVEARQEDIRKVLDELLNPLGLTYILNSNHIVVKQADAAAPQEKTVIKGKVTDSKGSPLPGVTVRIKGTNIGVVSDNDGHYELTLPAGTDPTLIFSFVGMLSQEAKYTGQRELNIILHENIGGLFHGFLCAALPRHTP, encoded by the coding sequence ATGAAAAAAAACAATCGGTTGTTGCCGGATTGGAAAGATTCCGGTGGCTTGCAACAAGTAAGCAGAATGATGAAATGTGTGCTATTCTTTATGCTGACACTCGTGTGTGGTGTCCAGGGGAAAGTGTATTCCCAACAGTATACACTGGACCTACATCTGAAACAAACTTCTCTGGAAGAAGTTTTCAACCGGATAGAGGCCCAGACCGGACTGAAATTTTTGTACAATACCCTGCTCACCGACTCAAAAGGGAAAGTGGATGTCGAAGCCCGGCAGGAAGACATCCGCAAAGTGCTGGATGAATTATTGAATCCCCTGGGTCTCACCTATATATTGAACAGTAATCATATTGTGGTCAAGCAAGCAGATGCTGCCGCCCCACAGGAAAAAACGGTGATCAAAGGGAAAGTGACGGATAGCAAAGGCAGTCCCCTACCCGGCGTGACGGTACGGATCAAAGGAACCAATATCGGTGTCGTTTCGGACAACGACGGCCACTACGAATTAACTTTACCTGCCGGAACCGATCCGACACTGATATTTTCTTTCGTCGGTATGCTTTCGCAGGAAGCAAAATATACAGGCCAACGTGAGCTGAATATCATCCTGCACGAAAATATAGGTGGATTATTCCACGGATTTCTATGCGCTGCTCTTCCTCGCCACACCCCGTGA
- a CDS encoding TlpA family protein disulfide reductase — translation MHGTDVVFLGVSVDEAKDKQKWLDFIETEGLKGIQLLANGWSKITKDYKINGIPRFMVFDKKGNIVSADAPRPSNPELKKMLEAELNR, via the coding sequence ATGCACGGCACCGATGTGGTCTTTTTAGGCGTTTCTGTCGATGAAGCGAAAGACAAACAAAAATGGCTGGATTTCATCGAAACAGAGGGGTTAAAAGGTATCCAACTCTTAGCCAATGGCTGGAGCAAAATCACAAAAGACTATAAAATCAACGGTATTCCCCGTTTCATGGTCTTTGACAAAAAAGGCAACATTGTCTCAGCAGATGCTCCCCGGCCTTCCAACCCCGAATTGAAAAAAATGCTGGAAGCGGAACTCAACAGATAA
- a CDS encoding FecR family protein: MGVKNDITIIRLILGHWAGKLSEPEKKELDNWLAQSEKHRIYFQKWCDDERQNELLSKIGCYDPGEGWQQVVRKRNMRRNRRWWLVAAASVAILFGGLAVYRYSKIPVSLPLASEETSIYPGKRMARLITPSGETVLLDTLRQTDTQQMKLHNDQGRVVIQAACGDANGDQPVYHCLEVPRGGEFSFLLPDSTTVFLNAESRLRFPDRFVPGSERIVYLSGEAYFDVKRDPRSPFLVCLEHSAVKVTGTSFNVKAYPDDTNEATTLISGTVSMGIGTTEQWIVLKPGEQGYYDATRKTLLQQTVDVNYYTAWKDGVFAFYRQPLEEVMKTLGCWYLFDTHYQNEALKSILYTGKINRHASIREVLHTFELMDELTFDIKGKEVIVRRK, encoded by the coding sequence ATGGGAGTAAAAAACGACATTACTATTATCCGGCTTATTCTGGGTCATTGGGCTGGGAAACTATCCGAACCGGAGAAAAAAGAACTGGACAACTGGCTGGCACAATCGGAAAAACACCGGATTTATTTCCAAAAATGGTGTGACGATGAACGGCAAAATGAGTTGTTGTCCAAAATCGGATGCTACGACCCCGGGGAAGGGTGGCAACAGGTGGTCCGTAAAAGAAACATGCGGCGCAACCGCCGGTGGTGGCTGGTAGCAGCAGCTTCTGTCGCTATTCTTTTCGGGGGACTGGCAGTCTACCGGTATAGCAAGATTCCTGTTTCTCTCCCCTTAGCCAGCGAGGAGACCTCTATATATCCCGGAAAACGCATGGCCCGGCTGATTACCCCTTCAGGCGAAACAGTATTATTGGATACACTACGGCAAACGGATACACAGCAAATGAAGTTGCATAACGATCAGGGACGGGTGGTCATTCAAGCCGCTTGCGGAGATGCAAACGGTGATCAACCTGTTTACCATTGCCTGGAAGTACCCCGGGGTGGAGAATTCAGTTTCCTGTTGCCCGACAGCACGACCGTATTTCTGAATGCCGAGAGCCGTCTGCGCTTCCCTGACCGATTCGTTCCGGGGAGTGAAAGAATCGTATATCTCAGTGGTGAAGCTTATTTCGACGTGAAGCGTGATCCCCGTTCTCCCTTTCTGGTTTGCCTGGAACACTCGGCGGTAAAAGTGACAGGTACTTCCTTCAATGTCAAGGCGTACCCCGACGACACGAACGAAGCGACCACCTTGATCAGCGGAACCGTATCGATGGGGATCGGCACTACGGAACAATGGATCGTCCTGAAACCGGGCGAACAGGGGTATTACGACGCTACCCGGAAAACACTGTTGCAGCAAACCGTGGACGTGAATTATTATACAGCCTGGAAAGACGGCGTGTTTGCCTTTTACCGGCAACCCCTGGAAGAGGTCATGAAAACACTGGGATGCTGGTATCTGTTCGACACCCATTATCAGAACGAAGCATTGAAATCTATTCTTTACACGGGGAAAATCAATCGTCATGCTTCCATCCGGGAGGTCTTGCACACCTTCGAGCTGATGGACGAACTTACATTCGACATAAAAGGAAAGGAGGTTATTGTCAGGAGAAAATAA